Proteins encoded together in one Triticum dicoccoides isolate Atlit2015 ecotype Zavitan chromosome 7B, WEW_v2.0, whole genome shotgun sequence window:
- the LOC119337707 gene encoding protein CYTOKININ-RESPONSIVE GATA TRANSCRIPTION FACTOR 1-like, translating to MSTIYMSQLSTAFPLMEEDHHQDHHQGHFQAFTLPKDPPILFPFVISNSGPSDNSSTLSYGSDQHLMQHHAMLDQPQHMIGGSSSVFSTPFPTVESIRDDMIERSYSYDPYDMEKLQATSGSLKIGKWTAPAPAAKMRITRKTSDPGVKKPRKRAQAYEDHGHMGGMNQALGVIRTCSDCNTTKTPLWRSGPCGPKSLCNACGIRQRKARRAMMATGAAPATDVGATKAAAPGDDAVTVHPPKVKKEKRAADVDRSLPFKKRCKVVQDHTATNAAASTTVEAAAEPPVVVTTTTTTTAAAAAPARDLVDTIGANWSKSPTVAAAACFRPSPATFAVPVPVQDEITDAAMLLMTLSCELVRS from the exons ATGTCTACCATCTACATGAGCCAGCTCTCTACTGCTTTCCCTCTAATGGAGGAAGATCATCACCAGGATCACCATCAGGGGCACTTCCAGGCCTTCACCCTGCCCAAGGATCCCCCCATATTGTTCCCTTTTGTGATCAGCAACAGCGGCCCTAGCGACAACAGCAGTACTCTCAGCTACGGATCAGACCAGCACTTGATGCAGCACCATGCCATGCTAGATCAGCCCCAACAT ATGATCGGTGGATCATCCAGTGTGTTCTCGACGCCGTTCCCGACCGTCGAGAGCATCCGCGACGACATGATCGAGCGATCCTACTCGTACGATCCATATGATATGGAGAAGCTGCAGGCCACCAGCGGATCGCTCAAGATCGGCAAGTGGACGGCGCCTGCTCCCGCAGCCAAGATGAGGATCACGAGGAAGACGAGCGATCCTGGTGTCAAGAAGCCGAGGAAGAGGGCGCAGGCATACGAGGATCATGGCCACATGGGCGGCATGAACCAAGCTCTGGGTGTTATTAGGACATGCTCTGATTGCAACACCACCAAGACCCCCTTGTGGAGGAGTGGTCCTTGTGGCCCCAAG TCGCTTTGCAACGCGTGCGGCATCAGGCAGCGGAAGGCGCGCCGGGCGATGATGGCCACCGGAGCGGCGCCCGCCACGGATGTTGGTGCCACCAAGGCGGCCGCGCCGGGTGACGACGCCGTGACGGTGCACCCACCGAAGGTGAAGAAGGAGAAGAGAGCTGCCGACGTCGACCGGTCTCTGCCGTTCAAGAAACGGTGCAAGGTGGTCCAGGATCACACTGCCACAaacgccgctgcttccaccaccgtcGAGGCTGCCGCAGAGCCACCGGTCGtcgtcaccaccaccaccaccaccactgctgctgctgctgcaccggCGAGGGATCTCGTCGACACCATCGGGGCCAACTGGAGCAAGAGCCCTACTGTCGCCGCAGCTGCTTGCTTCCGGCCATCGCCGGCGACGTTCGCGGTGCCGGTGCCGGTGCAGGACGAGATCACGGACGCCGCCATGCTGCTGATGACGCTGTCCTGCGAGCTTGTCCGGAGCTGA